A single genomic interval of Helianthus annuus cultivar XRQ/B chromosome 13, HanXRQr2.0-SUNRISE, whole genome shotgun sequence harbors:
- the LOC110901153 gene encoding uncharacterized protein LOC110901153 has protein sequence MRRLSKRRLRVRANLRLGSCNDINVFEQFPFVEDYIFGRAAKASFNANGNYYPHGYYLSNGIYPRYSIVVKKLRDPYDEKRAYFKKVQEYSWNDIERCFGVLQQRKSNIPEEYPQATMEDRVKNAHEMRSEAAHNALGVDLVENVWSVRHIPNEGEEESDDEEDQNHENGKSEDEN, from the exons ATGAGGAGGttgagcaagaggcggttacgagtgcGTGCGAACTTGCGGCTCG GGTCATGCAATGATATAAACGTTTTCGAGCAATTTCCATTTGTAGAGGACTATATTTTTGGTAGAGCTGCGAAAGCATCTTTTAATGCAAACGGGAACTACTACCCGCACGGATACTATTTGTCCAATGGaatttatcctaggtattcgattGTGGTGAAGAAGCTTAGGGACCCGTACGATGAAAAAAGAGCTTACTTTAAAAAAGTTCAAGAGTATTCGTGGAATGATattgagagatgctttggggttcttCAACAACG GAAGAGCAATATTCCAGAGGAATATCCCCAAGCAACAATGGAAGACAGAGTGAAGAATGCACATGAAATGCGGTCTGAAGCCGCACATAATGCGTTAGGGGTTGATTTGGTTGAAAACGTGTGGTCGGTTCGACATATTCCAAACGagggagaggaagaatcggatgACGAGGAAGACCAAAATCACGAGAATGGCAAAAGCGAAGACGAAAATTAA